Below is a genomic region from Fusarium oxysporum Fo47 chromosome XI, complete sequence.
TCGGCGACGAAAAGAGCGTGCAGCTACTCATTGACGCTGGCTCAAACGTCTCTGCAAAAAGCTATGATGGCGTCACGCCTTTACACAACACGTCTGCCGGTGGCAATGTGAGGATCACCGAAATGCTTTTGAAGGCGGGAGCGAATGTTGAGAGCCGCAATATCGATGAAGAAACGCCTCTCCATGTCGTGTCATTATTTGGGGAGACACAAATCGCAGAGCTCCTCATAGACGCTGGGGCGGATGTCTCGGCAAAGGACTGCTATGGAAACACGGCTTTGCATATTGCTGCATCCCACGAGCATATCGGGATTGTTAAAGCTCTTCTTGACGCCGGCGCTGACGTTAACGCCGTAAATAACAATGGGGATCCGGTGCTGCATCATGCAATTAGCGACGGACCAGAATGCGTCAAGTTTCTTATCGATCATGGAGCATATATCCACCTCAAAGGCGAAGGCGGTGATACACTTCTGCATCGCGCTGCGCAGAGCTCATCTGAACTAGTGCGAGACTTGGTCAAAGGGGGGATTGACCTTGAGGCAACCAACGACGAAGGAGCAACAGCTCTCCATTGTGCTGCAGCATGGGGAGAAACTGCATCAATGCAGATTATAATCGAGAGCGGAGCAAATTTCAACGCGGCCAACAATGATGGCGAGACGGTTCTGCATATTGTAGCGGGGAACCCTTCTCTCAGAAGCGGACGCGATTCGGGTACGAAGGCAAAGCTTTTGATCGATGCGGGAGCAGACATTCATGCGAAAGCAAAGTCTTCAGAGACACCTTTAGATTAAGCGGTTGATTGTGAGGGcaaggctgttgagaagGTACTGCGCGAGATGGGGGCGGCGTAAGAAGTAGAAAAGTTCAGATCAACCAGATCTCACCAGTTCTCGAGGTCTCGATGTATTTTGAGTGAATTGTGAGTATCTGAATATGGAATCGCTTGAACATATCATTCTCATTAAAGTGTTCTACCCATCGCTTCTTATGTCTCATGTCCGATCAACAAGAGCCCAAGTATGGTCAGcaatcttccttctctcctcctcactcCACTCTTTTTTCCCTCCAATCACCTTTCCATGGTTATCGATGCAAGCCCAGGACATATCCCTTGATTGCAACTCATCCGCAGCTTTGTAAAGTCCATCAAGTTGTCTTTCAGCACACTGCTCAGGCTGCAGACCAACCAATCTCGAAGCAATCTTTGACACCGCTCGGAAATACCAAGCTGAGTTCTTCGGTGTTGCTGTGTTTACAACTCCAGGATAGCCGTGCGCGAAGAACTGTTTGGAACCTTGGTTTTGAAGCGCGTGATATTGTATCATTGTGTCATTCATGCAGATGCAGTGGTTTGCCGCGTGAGCGAGGCTGAAGGTTTCTTTGAGGTCGAGATCATCCCAGTTCAGCTTCTCAGGACTACCGTTGAGTCCGTCCAGAACGAGAAGAACTTTCGCATTATGGCTAAGAATGGGGCTGAGTTCTCTAATCAAGAGCTGACGACCGTAGTAGTGCAACGCCATCTTCCTGTCAATCCCCTCAGGTGTTTCCGTCCGTCCAGCGAATGACATGATTCCCTGCGTCATCAcgagaaggtcaagaggAGTGTTCTGGCTATTGCTTCGAAACTCTTGCGCAAATTCTTTCAAAGCGTGCATGGACGTTGCGTCAACGGAGCGGAAGGAGACTTTCTCAGCTGGCATGACCTGCGGCTTTGTCCGGCCGAGGATAGTGATTGATGAGAACTGGTAATTGGAAGATGTTGCTAGACGTTTGGCTATTGCGTAGCCAATGCCGCTGGTGCCGCCGACTACCAGAGCGTTGGAGCCGGATATGACTTtgttcatgatgaagatgagatgaggagatggccTGTCAGATAAAGTGCGGGGGGGCGGCGAACGtgatataatactttatgGTATGATAGACTAGTCAAAATTTACAAAAAAGAGCAAATCAACATTATTTATACGGAAAAGGTGTGATAGATGATAAGAGTTGATACTGTGCCGCTTTCATGCAAGCGGATCACTAGTGCTTATGTTGTCGCATAATCGTCTGCAAAAGGAGATTTTCCATGCTTGTCTCACATTACATGTTATCCCGAATCCGAGTCCGAAAATAATTAAAGGTCCCCGTCTACATTGTACCACTGAGTAGTCTATCTCGTTAAAGAACCTATAATCTCTTCTATACGACCAAACGCGAATTCATCCATCACCTCCATCCATATTCTATCCTGAACACTTTTGCCCTCTTCAGTGTAGTAGTATGAGCCGAATCTAGGATCTGTTAGCGACTGTAGGAAAATGCGTTGCCTAAGTACTTACGGGCAGATCTTCCAGTCCATGATATACGACCCATGTGATTCCTCTCGCTTGACAATCGCTGCATCAACGTAGGCTGAGGCAGCTTGCTCCTGTGTACGACCGACTACCCTAGTTCCCATGGCCATAACGATCTTCATGAGACCAGAGCTTTTATCCATCAGTCCTGTGCCCTTGGTCAAGCCTGGGTCAACAAGGTTAATGACAACATTGCTTGGGTCAACGTGTTGAGATAGTCTGTCGATGAAGAGTTGACCGAGGAGCTTGGACTTGGCATAGTGCCCCATGCCATCAAAGTTGGCTTCTAAATCGAGAGCAGATATGATATGGTCTGCTTTGGCTTCGGGCAATTCGCAGTGCATGGCCGTTCCAGAGCTGACAATTGTGAGTCGGCTTGGCTTCGGGGCTGGAGCCTTGCTCGTGAGTACCGgcaagagaagaacagaaaGGTACATGGTAGACAAGAAGTTAACCTGCATAGTCTCCTCATGGCCCGTGGCCTTATTCAGGTTAAAGGTTGTACCGCCCATACCAGCGTTGAGAAAGACAAAGTCTATCCTTGGCAGAGTCTCACAACGCTTTGAAAAGTCTTCAATCGAGCTATAACTTGCCATATCAAGCTTCCAGACATCAATCTGAGGACTGCTAGAAGGTAACGTGCGACGGAGttgctcagcagcagcgctGCCCTTCTCTTCAGAACGAacggcgatgatgagatggctCAACTTATGTTGAAGGAGGAGTTTGGTACATGCGAAACCAATGCCATTATTTGCTCCAGTGATAATGGCTGTTCGGCCGGCGAGGTCGAGATCCTTGGGTGGATACTCTGGTTTGGTGCAAAGTTGGGATTGAATGAAAAGTTGGCCAGGGGATAGGGTAAGCGCAGGCATCTGTGAAGATGCACTTTGGAAGGGATGTAACTGATTagccatggtgaacattCAGAAGGTTTCTTtatgaaggaagaagcttAAAGTAGAGCAATCATGAATTTTTATGATATCCATCTCAGCAGACACAGCTTTCCCTTTATAAGTAGCCCTTTGGTTTAAATGTTTAGATGGAGTCCGCGTTTCCCGTATACCCATTTTGTCATGATCGACGTGCCACATAACCCAGCTCGGATAACGATGTGGCCTTCGCATCTAGAACGTGCTTTACTAATGCGCGTTATCAGACTTTTGCTTTAGCTTCTGTGTCTTGTGGTAATGCCTCACATACTCCTCCGAAGTTTTCGGATCGACCTGGATAAACAACCAGATTGCTGTCCCAACGCGGTTAGTACAGAAGATAAGATCTGCGTTAGCTCGAAGCATTCTAAAATCCGAATTGAGTGGAGGCGGGTTAACAGTTCCCGATAATCATGCTAAGCCCAATTGAGGTATCAGTCTGGTCAAGGTGGTGGAGTCCAGCTGATTAATGCAAGCCTGGGTCCATCGTGAAGGATTGAGGCTTAGCGGATGCGAGATTTGGGCCAGATTGAGACCCTTTTTCGGAACGGTCAGCATCACTCACTCATCATCGGCAATCATCTGATCCAATGGCAGCCACTGAGTTTATGTTTCTGACCGTTGATGGCCATGGGCGCCCACTCGAACCCGGTAGTCGAGTCTCGATTCGGAGTCGGTGCATGAAGGGCGTCAATGTTCGCCAAGGCTCGCGCCGATCCAGAAGAAAGGCGCGTAAGGCATCCGAGACAGTCGCCGCAACTAAAAGTCTCGGGAAGAGTACCGAACTCCTAGAGATTACGTCTTCTTATCAATTAACAAGTTGCGGGCCCCTTGTAAAGTCACTACAGGTCCGAActgatgagcttggcttTGACTCATCTCGCTTGCCATCTACTGTACTGCGATTAGGTATGTATTGTAGATCCGCATCACAGAGTCGGTCGTCAGTACTAACGGGAGATTGTAGTCGTCAAGTACAATGCCTTGCTCGATGCGGCATATCCTCTTGAGATATACCTCGAGAACACAGACGTCCAAGGACACAGAGTGACCGACGACTTGGCCTTACTGAACGAGAACAAGACTCTGCTAGAGTCGATATTCCTGGCTACATATGCCGTGGATGATTTATGTTCTGGAACCAAGCTATCACTTCGATCGCAGCGATTACTCTGCACCATCCTCTCGTCTTTGAACAGCAGTCTTCGCAATGCTTCAGCGCAACAATCCTACTCCACCATACTTACCATATTGATTCTGCTCTTTGCAGCTGAGTCGTTTCGAGATTTCGATGCTGTTTCAACACACCTTGACGGACTGACGAGGTTGTTGGAATTGCGTGAGACAAAGCCGGTGCCGTTGGACTCTAAACTATTGTTCAAGATCCAGCAGGTCGATCTTAGGATGTCGTTGGCGACGGGTCGGCCACTGTACTTTCCTTTCGACTATTCATACTGCCAACAACCTGCCAGTGTCGTTTGCCTGTCAAGTATTTTGCCCTGGTTGATGGTGCATCCCGCGTTGATGAGTTGCTATCAGACATTGCAAGCTTTGTCAAATCATGCGAACCGATATCGATCGTCAAAGTCGAAAAGGATTCTCAATTGGTTGGACTTCCAGTCTCAGGTTAGCACGAGTCAAACTCTGTTGATCGGTCTGGGAGCCGGTCATCTCCCTGTCGTATCCGAAGCTCTGCGACTTGGCATGCTTGCCTTTTTATCCACACTCTCGCGTAGTCCGGTGCGGAAATCTCATCTACCACTATTTACCTTACAGCTTGAGGAGTGCTATTTGACTATGAAACAAGAACAAAATTCCTACATGCCATTGCTTCTttggctgatgttgatggggtATATCTCTACTATCGAAACATCGAGCTCGATATCATCTTCAGTATGGAGATCTTCTGTTGAACCAGATCTCTCTTGGGAAACTGCGCGAAAAATGGTTGGTGAAATGCCATGGATTGGGATGATACATGATGAGCCCGGAGAACTAAACTTTAGGCACCTACAAGCTCGAAAGGGCGATATAGGATCTCAATATTAAAAAATACACATAAACCTCAGATCTAACGCAATCCCATCCCTGTGGATCCAGGGTTTTCCTGATTGCCGATAAATGGAGGCTGTGGACTAATAGTGATTACAGTCATGCCTGGACTGAGAATGTCTGATAATAGCGATTTAGTCCTAGGTATACGCAAATATTTAACAGACCTTAACATAGTATAAAGCATGATGAGCTTTTCACCTCTGAGAAATGAGTGTACCTAAGTCTCAGTGTTCCAGACTTGATATATACCTGACCCATTACCTAATAGGTACACGCTCCCCAGTAACCTGTGTAGGTTGTCGATCACTGGACCTGAAGTAACAGCCATCTCGATGAGCTGATTGATTGTACTGTCCCGATCTCGGCATGATATCGCTCCAGCTCGCAAGACATTCCCAGCAGAACTCATGGCGACATAGCGTACCTGTCATTGAAGTCAGAACAAATCAAGTGGGACTTCTGGCGATGTAACTCACAAGTCATGTGAAAGCAACCTGGGCCTTTCTGTGTATTGACTCCGCATGAAGGGCActgcttggtgttggcatTTACCCAGTCTCGAGTTTCACGGAACCGAGGGTCTCCATTCTCCTCCATGCTATCAAACTCTTCGCAGGTCAAATCATTATGCCATTTCATTTGGTGCTCAAAGCACATCTCGTAGCCACATTCCTCGCATGAGACGTGGTTACTCTCGATTAGGTCATGTATCTGACCATAGGAACAGTTTTCAGCAAGACACCATCGAAAAGAAGGCAACTTGCTTAAAGCCTTTAGTTTCAAGTATTCATCGTATCTTTAAGCGTATTAGAATCTCGTTTTGCTGATAAATACTAGAAAAAGTACTTACTTCGAAAATGTCTCTTGTCGCGCATATAGTTTCACCTCGTCGTATTCAAGTCGCCGACCGCAATCGGAAGAAGGGCAAGTAAGTAGATGGCATCCAGCTCTTCCATGTTGATCAAGCTGGGCTTCAATGTAGTTCTCTAAGCACTCCGTGCAGAAGCCAACAGTATGAGAGCACCTCTGTTCAAGCTTGAGAGGGAAAGGAAGAACCTTCCACTTCCAGTCCCCATCGTAATCACTGCAAATGGTATCCCATTTGCTCAAGGCTTCGCCAATTAGATCATAGACAGGTTCAGTGCAGATAGAACATTCAACCGGAGACTGTTCTCGTTGCAGAAGCTGTGTGAAGATGGGGACACGCAATACCTCGTCAGTGCCATTCAGCTCGAGGAGCTGAACGAGGCTGGAGTTCACGTCGTGTGGTACACCCTCTTCCAGAGTATGTAGTTCTGAGATCGCAAGATCAAACAGTGGTTTCATGATACCATTCGAAGTAAGGTGTTGATGTAGGCGCTTGGCTACTTGACGTGCTTCTAAAGTTGGCTGCGGATCAAGGCTGGTTAGTACTGACACAAGATGCTGTGCTGTATCATATCTATTTGGGGAAGGTTAACAATTTGAAGCCAGGTCACTCTGTATATGCCTACATTCTCAGTTTTTCGTCTGCATCCTGGACTTTCGTGAGTCTAAGTAGTCTCTGTAAAGTCCCACGATCCTGGATAGCGATATCAGCCGAACAGGCACCGCACGGACATGGTATCAGAACTGTTAACCCCGACATTTCCCACCAAGTTTCAGGTAGTCCCTGTATAGACTTGAGAACAGATTCAAGATAGCAGACCAAGCAGACAGAAGTCCTACAGGTGATAGGCCGTCGGAGACTTGTGGAAAATTCGTCGACTAAAGGGTATGAAATATTGGGCGTGGCTTGTTCGAACCTCATCTTGCGACAAACTGAGCAACGGCGCAATGATATTGAATCCAGATCTTGCTCGTCAAACCAATCTTGAAAGGAATGAAACAGCCTTCGAGCCTCATCAGCACTGAGGATACTGTCCAAAGGACTCTTTAAATCAGACGCAGCATTCTCAATTTTGGAATTAGGTAATCCCTCCTCTTGGATTGCATTGTAATTCTCGTATATAGACTCTGATCTAGATAGTAgtttgctgatgatgatgcctCTTTGGGTTGTCTCAAGCATTCCTGGCGGACGCCCGGCAATCTGCGCTCGCAGCTTGTCAACTTCATCTGCCATTGCCCTTTTTTCGTTAAGACTTGTTTGTATATCAATATTCATTTTGCAGATTTTCTGTAGCAGGGATATTGATTCTTCAATCTTTGTCGACATCTGAACCTTTAGGGCCTTGTTTTCGTCTAAAAGATCGTTTATCGTGCCTTGCAGGTCTTCGATTTGCTGATGCATTTGATTGAAATTGTTGGCAAGAATATCAGTTATGCACTCTGCAGATATACTTGGTTCCGAGAGTTCATCATTGCACCCAAACCAAGAAAGCTCCGAGAGCCTCGGGATGTGCTTGGCAATGGCATGGATAGAATGCGGCAGCTGAGTTTGACTAGCCTGAATGTCTGATTGAATTTTTTGGAAGGATGACATATTTAAGATGACGAAAAGTGATTTGCAGGATGCAGAAGGCTGGGAGTTTTGGTGGTAGGAATGGTAAGAGGGTCAAAATGAGTGGAATCCACGGGAAGAGCCCCCTTCTTATCGTCAAGAGGAGACCAACGTCACAAGTGAAGGCCTCTTCCAAATGTGCTGATGGTCAAGTCCTACGTCTCATGTATGTGGCAATATTCTGGCCACTGCAGCCGGATAAACCTGACTGGATGACAGAGAGGTCGGCCTCCTGCATGCATAGCGGGCCCTTGAAAAAGTAGATTGTCAAGACATGGCGGAGCTTGTTGGTTCAGTTTGAGGATGCATTTCAAACCCCGCATTAGATAACACTTATTATAGCGCTCATCTTACATTTCCATGGATGGATTAGACTGATGAACCTTTGTGTAACCGATAGCTGTCACCTTCCTGCTTGGTCGTTGACATCTATTTATTTCACGATGCCAGCCCACTACCTGACCTTCTCTTTATTAAGGGACATGCCTGCAAGTCTGTAATCTTTCACATAGATACGAATACATCAGTCAAATCAACCAATAGGCCCCGATTCGTGTTACTACAGATGCGGACTTGGCTACGCAACTCGGCCGAGGTGCATTGCCTGGATCGCGTGATCGCGCCACCATCCTGCATTCGCACTGCCAACACACAATTGACTCAGGAGGCCTGCCAAACGCTGAGGCCCAACATGCAACTCGTAAACAAATAACTCATGTCGCCTCcaacttctcctctttcATTTTACTCAGCACTTCTTTTCAAACATTTCTACAAtggtcaaagtcaaagtcaacaagaATAGTAAGCTATGCTGTAAAGTATGCTCTGCTCCTTTCGAAACCCATTCCCAATTGGCGAAACATTGTTTAGATGCAGACCATGATGGCAATCAGTGTTGTGAGCACTGCATCAGATGGTTTTGCAGCACAGAAGCCTTGTCCCAGCATAACGAAGCAAAACATGGGAAGTTACCGGCGGTTGTGCCATCTCAAAACCAAGTGTTAACCGTCTCAACGCCTCAACCTCCACACCAATTTCACTTCCAAGACCAAAACTACAAAAGATTACCACTACTAGATATGGCAATTATATACGACAGTCTCATTCTCAAATACCATTCTTCTGAGCGCCTTAGAAAGGAGGGCTATGTCTTGGGGAAGGAAACTCGTGAGAACGCTAGACAGGCCGCTATCACGAAGCAAACCATTATGGCTTCTTACCCGAGCTCTCTCGAGCCCAAAAGAAAGGCAATCGCTCTAGATTGCGAAATGGCAGGAGTCGTAAATAGTAAGAGTGAAATCATATCCATCTGCGCGATCGACTTTTTCACTGGCGAAGTTTTGATCAATTCTCTTGTCAAACCTCATGAGCCCATCATTGACTGGCGTACCAACATCCATGGTATAAGGCCGGCGACACTCGCTATAGCTGCATCCCAAGGACAAATTCTCTATGGTTGGGAAGCAGCGCGAGAAGAGCTACTCAAGCATATCAACACAGAGACAGCAATGGTTGGACAATCTCTCCAGCAAGATTTAAATAGGCTACGAGTATCACATGAAAAGATTTTCGATACTGCTATTCTTACAGCAGAAGCGGTGTTTGGAACAGGTACTCCCTTTGGTCGTCGATGGAGTCTTCAATCCCTCTGTGCAGATTTGTTGAAATTGCGTATTCGACAGGGTTCCAACACTCACGATGCTTTGGAAGACGCTATGGCGGCACGAGAGGTTGCGTTGTGGTGCATATGTTACCCTGACAAGTTAAAGCAATGGGCAAAGAGGGCACGCAAGAAGCACATGGCTGAAAAAGCGAAACTAGCGGAGCGCAGGCGAAATAAAAGGAGGAACATGTATTACTCAGCGCCTGTTCCCGACGACGAGTATGAGGATTGTGGGTATTATCATGATTATGGTGAgaacgaggatgatgagatccTTCGATGGGAGGATGTGATAGAGTGGGAAATGTGGCCAAAGTCTCCTCCCTCTTCTGATTAGCATTGCGAGATAAGCATCTTTGCTCTATTTTCTACTGCTGTCTTCTTTTTTAGTTTAAAAGGCTTGATTTAGTTCTTCGGTAGTTGTGGTTATATGCGATGATGTTTGCCAACGAAGGTAAAGACAACGGCCTAGGGCTTACTTAGTAGGGTTGGTATACATCTAAACTGTATATCCTTTTCTATACTACGAATTTGCCCCTTCGCCCTAACCCATTGGCCTTGGTTAAAAAGATCTGTGCTATAACCCTGCTGTCCCATCTCAACAGTATAGTTCCATGCTATCTCCCTATCTATATTACAGAGATCAACAGGTAGCTTTTTATTACAATAAACGAAGTATAGACCGTCCTCCATTAGGGTTATATTTAAAGaactataataaagaataGTTGAGTCTTATAAATCCAGAGATCTTAGGcttatatcttattttacTAATACCTAGAGTATACCCATAGAGCATTAGGATGAGGTACTAACTAGAAATACTAGGATTAACCCTTTATAGAATTAAAATTAATAcaatttatataactagaAAGAAGATttaataattcttaattACCTTAgtttataaaaaagataaaagcACTAAGATATACATgtactaataatatactcGCCGTGGTGTATAAGATAATACCTTAAATTCATCCTATAAGCACAAAGTAGTAA
It encodes:
- a CDS encoding ribonuclease H-like domain-containing protein, which gives rise to MVKVKVNKNNADHDGNQCCEHCIRWFCSTEALSQHNEAKHGKLPAVVPSQNQVLTVSTPQPPHQFHFQDQNYKRLPLLDMAIIYDSLILKYHSSERLRKEGYVLGKETRENARQAAITKQTIMASYPSSLEPKRKAIALDCEMAGVVNSKSEIISICAIDFFTGEVLINSLVKPHEPIIDWRTNIHGIRPATLAIAASQGQILYGWEAAREELLKHINTETAMVGQSLQQDLNRLRVSHEKIFDTAILTAEAVFGTGTPFGRRWSLQSLCADLLKLRIRQGSNTHDALEDAMAAREVALWCICYPDKLKQWAKRARKKHMAEKAKLAERRRNKRRNMYYSAPVPDDEYEDCGYYHDYGENEDDEILRWEDVIEWEMWPKSPPSSD
- a CDS encoding ankyrin repeat-containing domain protein, translated to MLLKAGANVESRNIDEETPLHVVSLFGETQIAELLIDAGADVSAKDCYGNTALHIAASHEHIGIVKALLDAGADVNAVNNNGDPVLHHAISDGPECVKFLIDHGAYIHLKGEGGDTLLHRAAQSSSELVRDLVKGGIDLEATNDEGATALHCAAAWGETASMQIIIESGANFNAANNDGETVLHIVAGNPSLRSGRDSGTKAKLLIDAGADIHAKAKSSETPLD